In a single window of the Rhizobiaceae bacterium genome:
- a CDS encoding UDP-2,3-diacylglucosamine diphosphatase — MNARATIDSSDPAPTARYRSIFISDVHLGTKGAQADALLEFLREHDAETIYLVGDIIDGWRLRSSWYWPQSHNDVIQKLLRKVRKGGRLIYIPGNHDEFLREFCGLSFGNIEVSDTAVHVAADGKRYLVIHGDLFDLVVRHARWLAFLGDWAYRAAMAISNRINVVRRRLGFTYWSLSAWAKARVKNAVNFIGQFEETLAAEAERHNVDGVICGHIHSAAMRDINGLIYLNTGDWVESCTALVEHRDGRMEIINWQTHSRVLNGAREQPAALPWRRAA, encoded by the coding sequence ATGAACGCAAGAGCGACCATCGATTCTTCGGATCCAGCACCGACCGCCCGGTATCGGAGCATCTTCATCTCCGATGTGCATCTGGGCACCAAGGGTGCGCAGGCCGACGCACTGCTCGAATTCCTGCGTGAGCACGATGCCGAAACGATCTACCTCGTCGGCGACATCATCGACGGATGGCGGCTGCGCTCCTCCTGGTACTGGCCGCAGTCCCACAACGATGTCATCCAGAAGCTCTTGCGCAAGGTGCGCAAAGGCGGGCGGCTCATTTACATTCCCGGCAATCATGACGAGTTCCTGCGTGAGTTCTGCGGCCTGAGCTTCGGCAATATCGAGGTGAGCGATACGGCGGTGCATGTGGCCGCGGACGGCAAGCGCTACCTCGTGATCCACGGCGACCTGTTCGATCTCGTGGTCCGCCACGCGCGCTGGCTCGCTTTCCTCGGCGACTGGGCATACCGCGCAGCAATGGCGATTTCGAACCGCATCAACGTCGTGCGGCGAAGGCTCGGCTTCACCTACTGGTCGCTCTCGGCCTGGGCGAAGGCGCGCGTCAAGAATGCGGTGAATTTCATCGGACAGTTCGAGGAAACACTCGCGGCGGAGGCCGAGCGGCATAATGTCGACGGCGTGATCTGCGGCCACATCCACTCAGCCGCCATGCGCGACATCAACGGCCTGATCTATCTCAATACGGGCGACTGGGTCGAAAGCTGCACCGCGCTGGTCGAGCACCGGGACGGGCGCATGGAGATCATCAACTGGCAAACACACAGCCGGGTTCTCAACGGTGCCCGGGAACAACCGGCGGCCCTGCCCTGGCGGCGGGCGGCCTGA
- a CDS encoding IclR family transcriptional regulator has protein sequence MKREPTLSQLDDDTGAVRSLRKALAVLECIGSSRTPPRIAEVAIAVGISRPTAYRIVNTLIAEGYVTQDVQSGRLSIGHSVLMLSASLLDSNRLRLESLPHLESLAELTGERTNLGIIHRHKVLYIAGVEKPSLPTIYTRFGKTAPAHCSSLGKAILAHLPPVEVERILCAEPLIASTPNSITTAIKLHEELAETRGRGYALDRQEHEIGSCCVAAPIFGDGGVIGAIGISSQAIEPLLEQVDVLRHTAEVISHRLAVRVRSHE, from the coding sequence TTGAAACGTGAACCCACACTATCGCAGTTGGATGACGACACGGGCGCCGTTCGGAGCCTGCGCAAGGCTCTGGCCGTGCTTGAATGCATAGGCAGTTCAAGGACGCCGCCGAGAATTGCCGAAGTGGCGATTGCGGTCGGGATCAGCAGGCCGACGGCCTACCGCATCGTGAACACGCTCATCGCCGAGGGATATGTCACGCAGGACGTCCAGTCGGGACGGCTGTCGATCGGTCATTCGGTGCTGATGCTGTCCGCCAGCCTTCTCGACAGCAACCGGTTGCGCCTTGAATCGCTGCCGCATCTGGAGTCACTGGCGGAACTGACGGGCGAGCGCACCAATCTCGGCATCATTCATCGCCACAAGGTGCTCTACATCGCGGGCGTGGAGAAGCCGTCGCTTCCCACCATCTACACGCGTTTCGGAAAGACTGCGCCCGCGCACTGCTCCTCATTGGGCAAGGCCATTCTCGCGCACCTCCCTCCGGTGGAAGTCGAGCGCATCCTGTGCGCCGAGCCGCTCATTGCGTCCACGCCGAATTCGATCACGACGGCCATCAAGCTCCATGAGGAACTCGCGGAGACGCGAGGGCGGGGCTACGCGCTGGACCGGCAGGAGCATGAGATCGGGTCCTGCTGCGTCGCCGCCCCGATTTTCGGCGACGGTGGTGTCATCGGCGCAATCGGCATCAGCAGCCAGGCAATCGAGCCGCTTCTGGAGCAGGTGGATGTGCTGCGTCACACAGCGGAGGTGATCTCTCACCGCCTGGCTGTGCGTGTCCGAAGCCACGAATAG
- a CDS encoding glycosyltransferase family 1 protein yields the protein MSILIVTDAWRPQVNGVVLTLERLAQTLTEMGKDVAMITPGDFRTLPMPTYPEIRLSLATCDMVARRMDEFNPERIHIATEGPLGVLARRVCISRHWAFTTSYHTRFPEFIRARVPFPEDWSYRWLRRFHNAGKGILVATPSMGAELASRGFRNIRLWSRGVDTQLFNPTRRADMGLPRPIFLNVGRVAVEKNLPAFLDLDLPGSKVVVGDGPEMARLKARYPNVHFLGTRRGEELAAIYAGADVFVFPSRTDTFGNVILEALASGCPVAAFPVTGPLDIVGDGHGGILDEELGRAALAALEIPREAARNRAMSYDWHECGRQFLEYSTPITGGNQPAEETVDAAYR from the coding sequence ATGTCGATTCTCATCGTCACCGATGCATGGCGACCGCAGGTCAACGGCGTGGTGCTGACGCTCGAAAGGCTGGCGCAGACGCTGACGGAAATGGGCAAGGACGTCGCCATGATCACGCCTGGCGATTTTCGCACGCTCCCCATGCCCACCTATCCGGAAATACGCCTGTCGCTCGCAACCTGCGACATGGTTGCGCGGCGCATGGACGAGTTCAATCCCGAGCGTATCCACATCGCGACCGAGGGGCCGCTCGGCGTTCTCGCGCGCCGGGTCTGCATCTCGCGCCACTGGGCATTCACCACGAGTTACCACACCCGCTTTCCCGAGTTCATCCGCGCGCGCGTTCCGTTTCCGGAGGACTGGAGCTATCGGTGGCTGCGCCGGTTTCACAATGCCGGCAAGGGAATCCTCGTCGCCACGCCGTCAATGGGCGCGGAGCTCGCCTCGCGCGGATTTCGGAACATCCGGCTCTGGTCGCGCGGCGTCGATACCCAGCTCTTCAACCCGACGCGGCGGGCGGACATGGGCCTTCCCCGGCCCATATTCCTGAATGTCGGAAGGGTCGCGGTTGAAAAGAACCTGCCCGCCTTTCTCGACCTCGACCTGCCGGGCAGCAAGGTGGTGGTCGGCGACGGCCCGGAAATGGCGCGGCTGAAGGCGAGATACCCGAACGTGCATTTCCTGGGCACCCGGCGCGGCGAGGAACTGGCCGCCATCTATGCGGGCGCGGACGTTTTCGTCTTTCCGAGCCGGACAGATACGTTCGGAAATGTCATTCTCGAAGCGCTGGCGAGCGGCTGCCCGGTCGCGGCCTTTCCGGTTACCGGCCCGCTCGACATTGTCGGTGACGGGCATGGCGGCATACTCGATGAGGAACTTGGCCGCGCCGCGCTGGCCGCGCTCGAGATTCCGCGCGAGGCCGCGCGCAACCGGGCGATGTCCTACGACTGGCATGAATGCGGGCGACAGTTCCTCGAATACAGCACTCCGATCACCGGCGGAAATCAGCCGGCCGAAGAAACAGTCGACGCCGCATATAGATAG
- a CDS encoding DoxX family protein: MPAWIEKLLSATWFGYVARAVLTYMFWASGLAKLIDFSGGVGEMQHFGLEPAWLYNLATVIVQLGGSLLVILNRWTWLGAGALAVFTALTIPIAHYFWAMPEPQATTEFYVVMEHITVIGAMMVVAYASIRKS, encoded by the coding sequence ATGCCTGCATGGATCGAAAAACTGCTGTCGGCGACCTGGTTCGGCTATGTAGCGCGCGCTGTGCTGACCTATATGTTCTGGGCGAGCGGTCTCGCCAAACTCATCGATTTCAGCGGCGGCGTCGGCGAAATGCAGCATTTCGGTCTCGAACCCGCATGGCTGTATAACCTCGCGACCGTCATCGTCCAGCTTGGCGGGTCGCTGCTTGTGATCCTCAATAGATGGACATGGCTCGGCGCGGGCGCGCTCGCCGTTTTCACCGCGCTGACCATTCCGATTGCGCATTATTTCTGGGCGATGCCCGAACCGCAGGCGACCACCGAGTTCTATGTGGTCATGGAGCACATCACGGTCATCGGGGCGATGATGGTCGTGGCTTACGCCTCGATCAGAAAATCGTGA
- the cysK gene encoding cysteine synthase A: MLTLSSYRTTEGRGRLFENVLDTIGDTPVIRVNNLGVPGTTIYVKCEAFNPASSVKDRLAVAIIEHAERTGALKPGQTVVEATSGNTGIGLAMVCAQKGYPLVVTMADSFSVERRRLMRMLGAKVVLTPRAEKGFGMYRKAVELAEKNGWFLARQFETEANADIHEATTGREIINDFAGSRLDFFVTGYGTGGTLTGVSRVLRRARPETRIVVCEPGNAQLLGSGEKQKRGPQGEPTASHPAFEPHPIQGWTPDFIPAVLQEAIDHKNFDEVMPIPGPMAIQWARLLASKEGIFTGISGGATFAAARAVAEKADEGSVILCMLPDTGERYLSTPMFEEIPADMTDEEVELSRSTPGCQMAA, from the coding sequence ATGCTTACCCTTTCATCATACAGGACAACTGAAGGTCGCGGAAGGCTGTTCGAGAACGTGCTGGATACGATCGGCGACACGCCCGTCATCCGCGTGAACAATCTCGGCGTGCCGGGCACCACGATCTATGTGAAATGCGAGGCGTTCAATCCGGCCTCCTCGGTCAAGGACCGGCTGGCCGTCGCCATCATCGAACACGCTGAACGCACCGGCGCACTGAAGCCCGGCCAGACGGTGGTGGAAGCCACCAGCGGCAATACCGGCATAGGCCTTGCCATGGTCTGCGCGCAGAAAGGCTACCCGTTGGTGGTGACGATGGCGGACAGCTTTTCGGTGGAACGCCGTCGATTGATGCGGATGCTCGGCGCGAAAGTCGTGCTGACGCCGCGCGCGGAAAAAGGCTTCGGCATGTACCGCAAGGCGGTGGAGCTTGCCGAAAAGAACGGCTGGTTCCTGGCGCGCCAGTTCGAGACGGAAGCCAATGCCGACATTCACGAGGCGACCACCGGGCGCGAGATCATCAACGATTTCGCCGGCTCCAGGCTGGACTTCTTCGTGACCGGGTACGGCACGGGCGGGACGCTGACAGGGGTCTCGCGCGTTCTGAGGCGGGCGCGACCGGAAACGCGGATCGTCGTGTGCGAACCCGGCAATGCGCAACTTCTCGGCAGCGGTGAAAAGCAGAAGCGCGGTCCGCAGGGCGAACCGACGGCAAGCCATCCCGCATTCGAGCCGCATCCGATCCAGGGATGGACTCCGGACTTCATTCCGGCGGTGCTTCAGGAAGCCATCGACCACAAGAATTTCGATGAGGTCATGCCGATACCCGGACCCATGGCCATCCAGTGGGCGCGGCTGCTTGCGAGCAAGGAAGGCATATTCACCGGCATTTCGGGCGGCGCGACGTTCGCTGCGGCGCGTGCCGTCGCGGAGAAGGCCGACGAAGGATCGGTGATCCTCTGCATGCTGCCTGATACCGGCGAGCGCTACCTTTCGACGCCCATGTTCGAGGAGATTCCGGCGGACATGACGGACGAAGAAGTGGAGCTTTCGCGGTCTACGCCCGGATGCCAGATGGCGGCATAG
- a CDS encoding sugar ABC transporter substrate-binding protein, producing the protein MSRQKEFLTNGMMQFGSASRRSVLKGTAALGTAAALGAVFGRGSQANAATTLNFQTSAGARFGTPNAALITDFNAKNPDLQVVMETVPVQNYFPKLSTEVASNAANLEVFTGITNLLYAFAATGKIVPFDEVFTPEQIAEIEKDIPAKYLDTWRYKGKLYAIPNDSNAQWSFYRKDLFEAAGVTPPQKWEDAVAVAKALTKDGVYGYTASLRRGEYAGAHFSSILFSYGGEYWDADFNPMLNTDAAKKAIQIMLDLMPYADPGTINAGEDDTAQVIASGVAAWAPLEWGRSDLTDAAKIKTADQIETTVPPDGGDHPAAPCLGGQAYMIASWAPDKAAAAKWVGYATSSEVMRTFVANQGQPARSSALNDPENVKIGRYFPTLQKVLAQGHPFPAIPESYQFLVELGNHVADILTGTVSADQGLQNANDAFAKQLKDAGYL; encoded by the coding sequence ATGAGCAGGCAAAAGGAATTTCTGACCAATGGGATGATGCAGTTCGGCAGCGCGTCGAGGCGCTCGGTGCTCAAGGGCACGGCGGCTCTGGGCACTGCGGCAGCCCTCGGCGCGGTGTTTGGGCGAGGCTCGCAGGCAAATGCAGCCACGACGCTCAACTTCCAGACCTCGGCGGGTGCGCGGTTCGGAACCCCCAACGCGGCGCTCATCACCGATTTCAATGCCAAGAACCCGGACCTTCAGGTGGTGATGGAAACGGTGCCGGTGCAGAACTACTTCCCGAAGCTCTCCACCGAAGTCGCGTCCAACGCGGCAAACCTCGAGGTGTTCACGGGCATTACCAACCTTCTCTACGCCTTCGCGGCAACCGGCAAGATCGTCCCCTTCGACGAGGTGTTCACGCCTGAGCAGATCGCCGAAATCGAGAAGGACATCCCAGCGAAATATCTCGACACATGGCGCTACAAGGGCAAGCTCTACGCCATTCCCAACGATTCCAACGCGCAGTGGTCGTTCTACCGCAAGGACCTCTTCGAGGCTGCGGGCGTAACGCCGCCGCAGAAGTGGGAAGATGCGGTGGCGGTGGCCAAGGCGCTGACCAAGGACGGCGTTTACGGCTATACCGCCAGCCTGCGGCGCGGCGAGTATGCGGGCGCACATTTCTCGAGCATCCTGTTCTCCTATGGCGGCGAATATTGGGACGCAGACTTCAACCCGATGCTGAACACCGACGCGGCGAAGAAGGCTATCCAGATCATGCTGGACCTGATGCCTTATGCCGATCCGGGCACGATCAACGCCGGCGAGGACGACACCGCGCAGGTGATCGCCAGCGGCGTCGCGGCATGGGCGCCGCTCGAATGGGGCCGCTCGGACCTCACCGACGCAGCGAAGATCAAGACCGCCGACCAGATCGAGACGACCGTGCCGCCGGACGGCGGCGACCATCCGGCCGCACCCTGCCTCGGCGGGCAGGCTTACATGATCGCGAGTTGGGCTCCCGACAAGGCGGCGGCTGCCAAGTGGGTCGGCTATGCGACCAGTTCGGAGGTCATGCGCACCTTCGTCGCGAACCAGGGCCAACCCGCCCGGTCGAGCGCGCTCAACGATCCTGAGAACGTCAAGATCGGCAGGTATTTCCCGACGCTCCAGAAGGTGCTGGCGCAGGGGCATCCGTTCCCGGCGATCCCGGAATCCTATCAGTTCCTGGTGGAACTCGGGAACCATGTCGCGGATATTCTGACCGGCACGGTTTCGGCGGATCAGGGTTTGCAAAATGCCAATGACGCCTTCGCCAAGCAGTTGAAGGATGCAGGATATCTATAA
- a CDS encoding transcriptional regulator: protein MGSVVGGVETTVGTSDTPAPASSARLAIKLLGAFSVERDGVPVALPQSRKVRSLLGYLALAERPVTRERLCELFWPVPNDPRGELRWTLSKLRAVLEGDGRPRIVTSEDRISLDLDDCRVDVAQWRALRRADLALLDEDDLAPMAASWSGEFLEGLDVEHSAEFDHWLLAQRAELRMLRFAVIGELCRRAPVGSDIGLHLARQWLEIAPLDAGATSRFLHELVERQMVPEALQTYDRAAERFRAAGVDFAQVIDAWQRMRGARRSEALPAVAISPEPVQPQPQRRASVAVMPFREMREGRVAASELGDALAHDAITKLARLRSLFIIARGSVFAIADENLEPREVGARLGVDYVATGLLQRDGQHVRLAVEVAEAETSHILWAETFEAHSTERFAIVDEISDGIVASIALHIETAERDRALLKHPESLDAWECYHRGLWHMYQFMPAENRRAAEFFTRSIKLDPTFSRAYAGLSFTHWQNAFQRWDDSEEQTRQALASAARSLLIDEENPSAHWSMGRALWLTNDCAGALQALQRSVELSPNFALGHYALSFVHSLAGDPTQAIDSSEQSRLLSPCDPLLFGMLGTRAIALVRLGSPQEGAEWALRAASRPNAHVHILALAAHCLAVAGRIDEARDYAARIKLRDPAYRVEDFLTTFRFAPQERALYVKAGQRAGI from the coding sequence ATGGGGAGCGTGGTAGGCGGCGTGGAAACGACCGTGGGAACGAGCGACACGCCCGCGCCCGCCTCGTCCGCGCGCCTTGCGATCAAGCTGCTGGGAGCGTTTTCCGTAGAACGGGACGGCGTGCCGGTCGCCCTGCCGCAGTCGCGCAAGGTGCGCAGCCTGCTGGGCTATCTGGCGTTGGCCGAGCGCCCCGTGACACGCGAACGGCTCTGCGAGCTTTTCTGGCCGGTTCCGAACGATCCAAGGGGTGAACTTCGCTGGACGCTGAGCAAGCTGCGCGCTGTGCTTGAAGGCGACGGCAGGCCGCGGATCGTCACTTCGGAGGACCGGATTTCACTCGACCTCGATGATTGCCGGGTCGATGTCGCGCAATGGCGGGCGCTGCGGCGCGCCGACCTCGCTCTGCTCGACGAAGACGATCTGGCGCCGATGGCCGCGAGCTGGAGCGGCGAGTTCCTGGAGGGGCTGGATGTCGAGCACAGCGCGGAATTCGACCACTGGCTGCTCGCCCAGCGCGCCGAACTGCGGATGCTTCGGTTCGCGGTGATCGGTGAGCTGTGCAGGCGCGCGCCTGTCGGTTCGGACATCGGTCTTCACCTTGCGCGCCAATGGCTGGAGATCGCGCCGCTGGATGCTGGCGCGACAAGCCGCTTCCTGCACGAGTTGGTGGAGCGCCAGATGGTGCCGGAAGCCCTCCAGACCTATGACCGCGCCGCCGAGCGTTTTCGCGCGGCAGGCGTCGATTTCGCGCAGGTGATCGATGCGTGGCAACGGATGCGCGGTGCGCGGCGCTCCGAAGCGCTGCCTGCCGTGGCGATTTCGCCCGAACCTGTCCAGCCGCAGCCGCAGCGCAGGGCTTCGGTCGCCGTCATGCCTTTTCGCGAAATGCGCGAGGGCAGGGTCGCGGCCAGCGAACTGGGCGACGCGCTGGCGCATGACGCAATCACCAAGCTGGCCCGCCTGCGCAGCCTGTTCATCATCGCGCGGGGCTCCGTTTTCGCAATCGCCGATGAGAACCTCGAGCCGCGCGAGGTGGGCGCGCGCCTTGGCGTCGACTATGTCGCGACGGGGCTGCTGCAGCGCGACGGCCAGCATGTGCGCCTCGCCGTGGAAGTCGCCGAGGCCGAGACTTCGCACATATTGTGGGCTGAGACGTTCGAGGCGCATTCGACGGAGCGGTTCGCGATCGTCGACGAGATCAGCGACGGAATCGTTGCTTCCATCGCCTTGCACATCGAAACCGCCGAGCGGGACAGGGCGCTGCTGAAGCATCCCGAATCGCTCGACGCGTGGGAGTGCTACCATCGCGGGCTGTGGCACATGTACCAGTTCATGCCCGCCGAAAACCGCCGCGCCGCCGAGTTCTTCACCCGCTCCATCAAGCTGGACCCGACCTTTTCGCGCGCCTATGCGGGCCTGTCCTTCACGCATTGGCAAAATGCTTTCCAGCGCTGGGACGATAGCGAGGAGCAGACGCGGCAAGCGCTGGCAAGTGCGGCGCGAAGCCTGCTGATCGATGAGGAGAATCCCTCCGCGCACTGGTCCATGGGGCGCGCGCTCTGGCTGACGAACGATTGCGCGGGTGCGTTGCAGGCGCTCCAGCGCTCGGTGGAACTCAGCCCGAATTTCGCGCTTGGCCACTATGCGCTGTCGTTCGTGCATTCGCTGGCCGGCGATCCGACGCAGGCCATCGATTCATCGGAGCAGTCGCGGCTGCTCAGCCCCTGCGATCCGCTGCTGTTCGGCATGTTGGGCACGCGCGCCATAGCGCTCGTCAGGCTGGGCTCGCCACAGGAGGGAGCGGAATGGGCATTGCGCGCCGCCTCTCGGCCCAACGCCCATGTGCACATCCTTGCGCTGGCGGCGCACTGCCTTGCGGTGGCCGGACGCATCGACGAGGCGCGCGATTATGCTGCCCGCATCAAGCTGCGCGACCCGGCCTATCGGGTCGAGGATTTCCTGACCACTTTCCGCTTTGCGCCGCAGGAGCGCGCGCTCTATGTAAAGGCAGGCCAGCGCGCCGGAATATAG